Proteins encoded together in one Capricornis sumatraensis isolate serow.1 chromosome 3, serow.2, whole genome shotgun sequence window:
- the SRSF4 gene encoding serine/arginine-rich splicing factor 4 isoform X2 — protein sequence MLAEDCHVHIQRKACGTVLGQRYGFVEFDDLRDADDAVYELNGKDLCGERVIVEHARGPRRDGSYGSGRSGYGYRRSGRDKYGPPTRTEYRLIVENLSSRCSWQDLKDYMRQAGEVTYADAHKGRKNEGVIEFVSYSDMKRALEKLDGTEVNGRKIRLVEDKPGSRRRRSYSRSRSHSRSRSRSRHSRKSRSRSGSSKSSHSKSRSRSRSGSRSRSKSRSRSQSRSRSKKEKSRSPSKDKSRSRSRSADKRRSKSKDPAEEKVQNSDRTGKSKSRSPSRHKSKSRSRSQERGAEEARGSASRSRSKEKSLRKSRSRSQGGSRSRSRSKSKDKRKGRKRSREESRSRSRSRSKSERSRKRGGKRDSKSGSGSGSGSSKKKKKEDADRSQSRSRSRSGSKERERAKSESGQREGRGEGEDAGANQETLSRSRSNSKSKPNLPSESRSRSKSASKTRSRSKSRSRSGSRSPSRSRSRSHSRS from the exons ATGTTGGCTGAGGACTGTCATGTCCACATACAAAGAAAAGCATGTGGCACAGTTTTAGGACAAAG GTACGGGTTTGTGGAGTTTGATGATCTGCGAGATGCAGATGACGCTGTTTATGAACTGAATGGCAAAGACCTTTGTGGTGAGCGAGTAATTGTTGAGCATGCCCGCGGCCCACGGCGAGATGGCAGTTACGGTTCTGGACGCA GTGGATATGGTTATAGAAGAAGTGGCCGAGATAAATACGGCCCTCCTACACGCACAGAATACAGACTTATTGTGGAGAATTTGTCAAGTCGGTGCAGCTGGCAAGACCTAAAG gatTATATGCGTCAGGCAGGAGAAGTGACTTATGCAGATGCCCACAAGGGACGCAAAAATGAAGGGGTGATTGAATTTGTGTCTTACTCTGATATGAAAAGAGCTTTGGAAAAGTTAGATGGAACGGAAGTCAATGGCAGAAAAATCAGATTAGTTGAAGACAAGCCTGGCTCCAGAAGACGCAGGTCCTACTCCAGGAGCCGCAGTCACTCAAG GTCTCGCTCTCGAAGCAGACACTCTCGTAAGAGCAGAAGCCGGAGCGGCAGCAGCAAAAGCAGTCATTCTAAGAGCAGATCCAGGTCCAG GTCAGGCTCCCGTTCCCGGAGCAAGAGCCGCAGCCGCAGCCAGAGCCGCAGCCGCAGCAAGAAGGAAAAGAGCCGCAGCCCCAGCAAGGACAAGagccgcagccgcagccgcagcGCCGACAAGCGCCGCAGCAAGAGCAAAGACCCGGCGGAGGAGAAGGTGCAGAACAGCGACCGCACCGGCAAGTCCAAGAGCCGCAGCCCCAGCCGGCACAAGAGCAAGAGCCGCAGCCGCAGTCAGGAGAGGGGTGCGGAGGAGGCACGGGGCAGCGCGAGCAGGAGCCGAAGCAAGGAGAAGAGCCTGCGCAAGAGCCGCAGCCGCAGTCAAGGGGGCAGCCGCAGCCGGAGCCGCAGCAAAAGCAAGGacaagaggaaggggaggaagaggagccgGGAGGAGAGCCGCAGCCGGAGCCGCAGCCGCAGCAAGAGTGAGAGGAGCCGGAAACGGGGTGGCAAGCGAGACAGCAAGTCGGGCAGCGGCAGCGGGAGCGGCAGcagcaagaagaagaagaaggaagacgCGGACCGCTCGCAGTCCAGGTCACGCTCCCGCTCGGGCTCCAAGGAGAGGGAGCGTGCCAAGTCCGAGTCCGGCCAGAGGGAAGGCCGAGGGGAGGGTGAGGATGCCGGCGCCAATCAGGAGACCCTGTCCAGGTCGAGGTCCAAttccaaatcaaaaccaaaccTTCCATCAGAATCACGCTCCAGATCAAAGTCCGCCTCAAAAACCCGGTCTCGGTCCAAGTCTCGGTCCAGGTCTGGGTCCAGATCGCCCTCCCGATCTAGATCCAGGTCTCACTCGAGGTCCTAA
- the SRSF4 gene encoding serine/arginine-rich splicing factor 4 isoform X1 translates to MPRVYIGRLSYQARERDVERFFKGYGKILEVDLKNGYGFVEFDDLRDADDAVYELNGKDLCGERVIVEHARGPRRDGSYGSGRSGYGYRRSGRDKYGPPTRTEYRLIVENLSSRCSWQDLKDYMRQAGEVTYADAHKGRKNEGVIEFVSYSDMKRALEKLDGTEVNGRKIRLVEDKPGSRRRRSYSRSRSHSRSRSRSRHSRKSRSRSGSSKSSHSKSRSRSRSGSRSRSKSRSRSQSRSRSKKEKSRSPSKDKSRSRSRSADKRRSKSKDPAEEKVQNSDRTGKSKSRSPSRHKSKSRSRSQERGAEEARGSASRSRSKEKSLRKSRSRSQGGSRSRSRSKSKDKRKGRKRSREESRSRSRSRSKSERSRKRGGKRDSKSGSGSGSGSSKKKKKEDADRSQSRSRSRSGSKERERAKSESGQREGRGEGEDAGANQETLSRSRSNSKSKPNLPSESRSRSKSASKTRSRSKSRSRSGSRSPSRSRSRSHSRS, encoded by the exons GTACGGGTTTGTGGAGTTTGATGATCTGCGAGATGCAGATGACGCTGTTTATGAACTGAATGGCAAAGACCTTTGTGGTGAGCGAGTAATTGTTGAGCATGCCCGCGGCCCACGGCGAGATGGCAGTTACGGTTCTGGACGCA GTGGATATGGTTATAGAAGAAGTGGCCGAGATAAATACGGCCCTCCTACACGCACAGAATACAGACTTATTGTGGAGAATTTGTCAAGTCGGTGCAGCTGGCAAGACCTAAAG gatTATATGCGTCAGGCAGGAGAAGTGACTTATGCAGATGCCCACAAGGGACGCAAAAATGAAGGGGTGATTGAATTTGTGTCTTACTCTGATATGAAAAGAGCTTTGGAAAAGTTAGATGGAACGGAAGTCAATGGCAGAAAAATCAGATTAGTTGAAGACAAGCCTGGCTCCAGAAGACGCAGGTCCTACTCCAGGAGCCGCAGTCACTCAAG GTCTCGCTCTCGAAGCAGACACTCTCGTAAGAGCAGAAGCCGGAGCGGCAGCAGCAAAAGCAGTCATTCTAAGAGCAGATCCAGGTCCAG GTCAGGCTCCCGTTCCCGGAGCAAGAGCCGCAGCCGCAGCCAGAGCCGCAGCCGCAGCAAGAAGGAAAAGAGCCGCAGCCCCAGCAAGGACAAGagccgcagccgcagccgcagcGCCGACAAGCGCCGCAGCAAGAGCAAAGACCCGGCGGAGGAGAAGGTGCAGAACAGCGACCGCACCGGCAAGTCCAAGAGCCGCAGCCCCAGCCGGCACAAGAGCAAGAGCCGCAGCCGCAGTCAGGAGAGGGGTGCGGAGGAGGCACGGGGCAGCGCGAGCAGGAGCCGAAGCAAGGAGAAGAGCCTGCGCAAGAGCCGCAGCCGCAGTCAAGGGGGCAGCCGCAGCCGGAGCCGCAGCAAAAGCAAGGacaagaggaaggggaggaagaggagccgGGAGGAGAGCCGCAGCCGGAGCCGCAGCCGCAGCAAGAGTGAGAGGAGCCGGAAACGGGGTGGCAAGCGAGACAGCAAGTCGGGCAGCGGCAGCGGGAGCGGCAGcagcaagaagaagaagaaggaagacgCGGACCGCTCGCAGTCCAGGTCACGCTCCCGCTCGGGCTCCAAGGAGAGGGAGCGTGCCAAGTCCGAGTCCGGCCAGAGGGAAGGCCGAGGGGAGGGTGAGGATGCCGGCGCCAATCAGGAGACCCTGTCCAGGTCGAGGTCCAAttccaaatcaaaaccaaaccTTCCATCAGAATCACGCTCCAGATCAAAGTCCGCCTCAAAAACCCGGTCTCGGTCCAAGTCTCGGTCCAGGTCTGGGTCCAGATCGCCCTCCCGATCTAGATCCAGGTCTCACTCGAGGTCCTAA